CTATGGTTCTTGGGAAGCCGTCAAGTACAACATCCTTCTCTTGCAAAATAATTTCCTCTACCATAGCGATCACAAGCTCATCAGGGACGAGATCTCCTCTATCCATGTACTCTTTTGCCTTGAGACCCAGAGGTGTTTTGTTTTTTACCGCTTCCCGAAGCATATCTCCTGTTGATATGTGTCTGAAACCGAACTCTTGAGAGAGTAATTTGGCTTGAGTCCCCTTTCCTGCACCCGGCGGTCCTAAAAATACGAGGATCATCTCACCCTCCTTCTCATATATCCAGCGTATTTTTTTTGTATCATCTGAGCCTCTATCTTACTTAGCGTGTCAAGAGCTACACCCACCACTATCAGAGCTGTAGTACCACCAAAGTAAAAGGGTACTTTGAGCCATAGGCTTATAAATATAGGTATTATAGCCACTACGCTGAGGAAAATAGAGCCTATAAAGGCTAACCTGTTTATTATAACTTCTAAGAGCTTTTGAGTGTCCTGACCGGGTCTAACCCCTGGTACAAAAGCTCCACCTTTTTTTAAGTTATCCGCCACATCCACAGGATTTATAAGTACAGCTGTGTAAAAATACGTAAAGAACACTATGAAAAGCACGTAGAGGAAGTTGTACAGTGGTGTTGTAGGATTGAAAGCGTCGTGAAACATACGCGCTATGGGATGGTTTATAAAACCTATGACGGTAGATGGTATGATAAGCAGAGACTGAGCAAAAATAATGGGAATAACGCCCGCTGGATTTATCTTTATAGGAAGATAAGTAGAACCACCTGCCACTTCGTGCCTTCCTACCTGCCTTCTTGGGTACTGCACGGGTATCCTCCTTTCCGCTTCCTGCATAAACACTATACCTACTATTACCGCAACAACAAAGATTATCGCACCTACAAAAGCAAAAGGAGAGAGGTCACCGTTTCTGAGCATCTCCACAACCCTTATGGAAGCGTTGGGAAAGTTGGCTACTATGCCTGCAAATATGAGTAAGGACATACCGTTACCTATACCCTTCTCCGTTATCCTGTCGCCTACCCATACGAGAAACATCGTAGATGATACGAGCGCTATAACCGTAGTCAATGTAAAGACAAGCCCACTTTCCGGAACTATGGGAAATCCTCGAGGTGAGACCTGATTCTGAAGCCAAACGGATATGCCCAATGATTGTACGAAAGCTACGAAAACGGTTAGATATCTGGTATACTGGTTTATTTTATACCTTCCGTAATCACCTTCCTCTTTTGCGAGTCTTTGAAGTTCAGGTATTGCAACTGTAAGAAGCTGCATCATTATAGATGCAGATATGTATGGCATTACGCCCAAAGCAAAAAGGGTCATACGCCCCAAATTTCCACCTGAAAATATATCATAAAGGTAAAAGATGGTGCCTTGAAAACTCCTGAAAAAGTCCTCTAAGGCTGTTGTATCTATTCCGGGAAGCGGTATGTGACTTCCCAGTCTGTATATGGCAAACATAAGCAAGGTGTACAGAAACCTCTTTCTGAAGTCCTCAAGTGCAAGTAGCTGTTTTATGTACTCTACCACGTTATTACCTCGCAAGAACCTCCGAGAGCTTTTATCTTTTCTTTCGCACTTGAGGAAAAGGCGTGAGCTTTCACTTTTAGCCTTTTAGTTAGTTCCCCATCGCCGAGAATT
This region of Hydrogenobacter sp. genomic DNA includes:
- the secY gene encoding preprotein translocase subunit SecY; the encoded protein is MVEYIKQLLALEDFRKRFLYTLLMFAIYRLGSHIPLPGIDTTALEDFFRSFQGTIFYLYDIFSGGNLGRMTLFALGVMPYISASIMMQLLTVAIPELQRLAKEEGDYGRYKINQYTRYLTVFVAFVQSLGISVWLQNQVSPRGFPIVPESGLVFTLTTVIALVSSTMFLVWVGDRITEKGIGNGMSLLIFAGIVANFPNASIRVVEMLRNGDLSPFAFVGAIIFVVAVIVGIVFMQEAERRIPVQYPRRQVGRHEVAGGSTYLPIKINPAGVIPIIFAQSLLIIPSTVIGFINHPIARMFHDAFNPTTPLYNFLYVLFIVFFTYFYTAVLINPVDVADNLKKGGAFVPGVRPGQDTQKLLEVIINRLAFIGSIFLSVVAIIPIFISLWLKVPFYFGGTTALIVVGVALDTLSKIEAQMIQKKYAGYMRRRVR